The nucleotide window CGCTCATATCCGGCGGCGGCCTCGTGCACCTGCGCGATGATGTCATCGGCGATGGAGGAGCCTTCGATCATCTGGATACGCGACGCCATGGGATGCGCCTCGATCGCCGTGCGGTTGTGGGCGCGGACGTCGATATCGACCCCCAGAACCTTGCGGTTGGACGCGCGCGGATCAAGCGTCGTACCCGCTTCAATCGCATCGCACATGTCCAGAAGCGCCAGCATGGAGGCGCTGAAGATCAGCGATCCGCCATGGGCGATGCCCATCTCCACGATCAGGTCGGGCTTCACCTCCCAGATCAGCTCCTGCATGGCCATGACGTCCTGAGGGTATTGGATGATCGGGCGGTCCATCCAATGGTAATTGTAGGAATATTCGGCCACGGCGGAGGCGCGCAGGAAGGCAAGGCCCGGCTCGGTCAGGGCTGCGTTCTTCCGCATCTGCGCGACGCGGTTGGGGATGTCGTCTTTGAATTGGCTCATCTGGTTCACCTTCGAATGGCAAGGGGCCGCGACACGCGGTCTATCGGGGGGCGGGCGTTGATGTGTGTACAAGATCGGGCGTGGCTGCCCCACGGGGATGGCGCGGGCCGATGATGATTGGTGGATCGGTCAGGTTGGTGGGCCGCGCGCCGAATTTGAGCAGGTCGCGGCGTCCGTATTGATCGGCGATGCCAAGCGCAAGGTCGCGCACGGAAATCCCATGCCCGGTGGAGATATTGGTGACACCTGTCGCGTCTGAAAACGCATCGCCCACGTAAAGCTCCGCCGCTGCGTCCACGTCGATGAAATCGCGGATCTGGGTGCCTTCGGTCAGCTCCGCCACCGCACCTTTGGCAAGTTGCTGGTGGATATAGGGCGCAAGGCGGCGCGGGTCCTCTCCGGCACCGTGAAGGTAGAAGAGCCGCGCCCACAGGAATTCTGTGCCGCTCTGCTCGAAGAAGGCTTTTAGCGTCAGATAGGCGCTGACCTTGGCCGCAGCATAGGGCGTTTGCGGGTCAAGCGGGCCGTCGGGATAAAGCATTCCGTCCCCGAACGCATATTCGAAACAGGTCCCGGTGCCGACAAACCGGCGCAACCCCGCGGCTACGGCGCCTTGCGCCATGCGCAACGTGCCCGAAAGGCAATCGAGGTTCTTGTCAGAGGTCAGGTACTTTCCCGGCTCCGCATACCACGCCAGGTGCAGGACCATGTCCACGCCATCGAAGGTGTCGGCCCAGAACCCGGCATCCTCGGCGAACAGATCGCCCGTCATCACCGTCTCGTCGGCCAGGGGCACCTCGGCGCCGGGGCGCAGGACACAGCGCGTTGTGCAGTCGCGCCTGGCCAGCGCGCGCATCACGGCCTGGCCCACGAAACCCGACGCGCCTGTGACCAGAACCCGGCTCATCCGTGGATCTTCAACGCAGGCACGGCGGTCACGAAACGGGTGCCCTTCGCCGCAAGATGGGCGTTCTGGGCCATCACCTCATCGCGGATGTTCCACGGAAAAATGACGAGGTAATCGGGGCGGCGGTCGGTCAGCACGTCGGGCGGCAGGATCGGCAGGTGACTGCCCGGCATGAATTGCCCCTGCTTGGCTTCCGCCGCGTCACAGACAAACGTGATCAGGTCCTTGCCGATACCCGCGAAATTCATCAACGTGTTGCCCTTGGCCGCCGCCCCGTATGCCGCCACGGATTTCCCTTCCGCCTTGGCGTCCAGCAGGAAACGCAGCACATCGTCCTTGACCCGTTCGGCGCGGGCCTGGAACTCCGTGTAGAAGGCGGGGCTGCCCATGCCGCGCGCAAGCTCCTCCGCCCGAACCGCGCGCAAGGCATCCGTTTCCGTGTGGCGCGCCTCCGCCCGGCAGGCATAGATCCTGAGCGAGCCGCCATGGGTCGGCAATTCCTCCACATCGAACAAACGGCACCCCGCCGCGTCCATGATCCGGTCGACCGCCAAGAGCGACAGGTAGGAGAAATGCTCGTGATAGATCGTGTCGAACTGGTTGTGCTCCACCAGCCGCATCAAATGCGGGAATTCCAGCGTGATGACGCCCTCGGGCTTCAACACTTCCCGCAGGCCGCGGGTGAAATCGTTGATATCGGGGACATGGGCATAGACGTTGTTGCCTAGGACGAGGTCCGATTTCGGCAAATCGCGCGCCATCTCCTCCCCGAAGAATTCTTGCAGGACGGGGATGCCAAGGCATTTCGCTGTGTCGGCCGTGCTTTTCGTTGGCTCCACCCCCAGGCAAGGAATGCCTGCGGCCACGAAATTCTTCAAAAGGTAGCCGTCGTTGGACGCCACTTCGATCACGTGGCTGTCCGCGTTCAGGCCCAACCGTGCCGTGATCATCTCCACGTAGTCCGCCGCATGGGCCACCCAGCCCTTCGAAGTGGAGGAGAAATAGGCGTAATCGGGTGAAAACAGCGCATCAGCGGCGGCGAAATCCTCCGTCTGCACCAGAAA belongs to Hasllibacter sp. MH4015 and includes:
- a CDS encoding NAD(P)-dependent oxidoreductase; this encodes MSRVLVTGASGFVGQAVMRALARRDCTTRCVLRPGAEVPLADETVMTGDLFAEDAGFWADTFDGVDMVLHLAWYAEPGKYLTSDKNLDCLSGTLRMAQGAVAAGLRRFVGTGTCFEYAFGDGMLYPDGPLDPQTPYAAAKVSAYLTLKAFFEQSGTEFLWARLFYLHGAGEDPRRLAPYIHQQLAKGAVAELTEGTQIRDFIDVDAAAELYVGDAFSDATGVTNISTGHGISVRDLALGIADQYGRRDLLKFGARPTNLTDPPIIIGPRHPRGAATPDLVHTSTPAPR
- a CDS encoding class I SAM-dependent methyltransferase; protein product: MTQACRHCATPLTIDFVDLGFAPPSNAYLSEDALSAPELTFPLRVKTCPACFLVQTEDFAAADALFSPDYAYFSSTSKGWVAHAADYVEMITARLGLNADSHVIEVASNDGYLLKNFVAAGIPCLGVEPTKSTADTAKCLGIPVLQEFFGEEMARDLPKSDLVLGNNVYAHVPDINDFTRGLREVLKPEGVITLEFPHLMRLVEHNQFDTIYHEHFSYLSLLAVDRIMDAAGCRLFDVEELPTHGGSLRIYACRAEARHTETDALRAVRAEELARGMGSPAFYTEFQARAERVKDDVLRFLLDAKAEGKSVAAYGAAAKGNTLMNFAGIGKDLITFVCDAAEAKQGQFMPGSHLPILPPDVLTDRRPDYLVIFPWNIRDEVMAQNAHLAAKGTRFVTAVPALKIHG
- a CDS encoding cephalosporin hydroxylase family protein, with protein sequence MSQFKDDIPNRVAQMRKNAALTEPGLAFLRASAVAEYSYNYHWMDRPIIQYPQDVMAMQELIWEVKPDLIVEMGIAHGGSLIFSASMLALLDMCDAIEAGTTLDPRASNRKVLGVDIDVRAHNRTAIEAHPMASRIQMIEGSSIADDIIAQVHEAAAGYERVLVCLDSNHTHDHVRAELEAYAPLTSVGSYCVVFDTLIEDMDDDAYPDRPWGKGDNPKTAVWDYLESHPEFEIQKDIADKLQITVAHDGYLKRVS